A region of the Salvelinus sp. IW2-2015 unplaced genomic scaffold, ASM291031v2 Un_scaffold5527, whole genome shotgun sequence genome:
gGCGGTAGTGCACCAtaacattggatgccaaccgccgataaaccccaccgaAAAAAGAYCTAGCTGCAACACACATGTTGTTGGCTAATGGAttcttatttttgtttaattGGCAGCAAATTTAATTCGCCATAGAGGAACTGAGGCATCCCTCTCCAGTGTGGCTCCTGCTTTTGTTGTGGTAAGTGGCAAGTTTTAAGTGTGTCAATCATATCCATTTGAAATTGTTATTCTAGTCTCTTCTAAATGTTATGTCTGTCAGCAGTATTATGGGATATGATCAATGTTTGTCAACATTGACAAAGCCAACATTCTATAAAAAGGTTGCTTCTGCAAAAAATGCAATTAGAGAGAAAACCAATGTGTCAGTTCATTGTGACTACCTATATTGTTCACCTGAGGGAGTGTGTGGAATGTACCTAGAAGTTCTACAGCAATATACTGGCAGTAGCTACAACTGTGCCTCTCTGTCATAGATGAATTTGACAAAGATGGAAATGTAACCTCATTTGGTAAGTATTGAAACATCTATTGTCCTCATTAGCTTgcccatttttttgtttttctttagttttctGTTCTCACAAGGACTACATCGAAATGCAATTGTTTATTGTACTTTGTTACTGACAAGGTATTTGTCCTTCTATAAGTTTTGAGTGTGACTTCTGACCCCTGGTCTGATTTCCTATCTCAGAGAAGAAGAAGTTGGAGCTGAATCATGAGCTGAGTCTGCAGGCCAGAGACCTCAGGTTCCAACACCTCACAGCATCACCGTAggaacaacaacatcatcattcGCATGGAGGTAGCTACGTACTGTTTTTGTTTCGTGTTACAGCGTTATGCTGAAGGTACTGTTAGCTAAACTGCTGCGTTTGTCACCTGTCGTGACAGCTAGCCTCAAATTTCCTCTAACTTTTAGAGAATCCTATGATTAAAAAAACAAGTAGAAAATCCACACTAGAAAAGACAGGTGACCGAACTTGACTCGTTTTGGCACCTGAACCGAGTCTGTTCTTGTGTCTTAAGGCCTTGAAGGCAGTAGTGACCCCAATAGCCTGTTGGTGTTGGATTTCCGAGGTCTGGGATTGGAGAGAGTGCTGGTCCTGGAGTTGGCTCCACAGTTGAATGGGGATCATGGAGCTCTGGCCACTCATTCACTGCCATTTGAGTTCAGAGCCCTTGAAGCTATTCTCCAGCACAGGGTAAGACACACACTATGCAATCACTCATTTACTATTCGTTTTTCACAATTGTTCACACTTATTTGAATAGTCCCATATTGATGATCTACTCATGGTcatactatctgttgataagcaactgcttgctagggttagggtaagggttgagtTCAGGGTTCGGATcaatcattacattttttatttaaaaaattacatcAGCAGatttcacaaagtgctatacagaaccaGCCAAGACCCAAAAGCAAGCAattcagatgtagaagcatggtggctaggaaaatccctagaaaggcaggaacctaggaagaaacttagagagaaACAGCCTCTgagggtggcagtcctcttctggctgtgctgggtggagattaaaaGTGTACgtgccattaaggccagattgaacgtttgaacatcttgaagaacatgATGACCAGGAGGGTCAAATATGATCAGTGGTtgaagagggtgcaacaggtcagtaactTCTAGTACTCAGGAACATCTACAATCCATCTacttgggactatccaaataaagtgtcacCTGGTATTTGTttctgcatgtatgtgtgtgtttgttttgtgtatagGTTAACATCCTTCAGGCTCGGCTGAATGAGGTTCACCCTGTTCATCCTGGACATTCTAGAGTCTCTTGTGGATCCTAAACTACTCTCTGCAGATCGCAGCAAACTGCATATACTTCTTCAAACAGCAAGAAGTGAGTGGAAAAGCAATGCCAGTCACATCATAATAAGGACGTTGCTTGCTTTTGCATGTGACGTTTGGTTCATCTTATCAAGGCAGATCCTCTATTATggacattgggccagtaactgaaaggttgctggttcgaatccgaGCAGACtacgtgaaaaatctgtcaatgtgctcttgagcaaggcacttaacctaattgctcctgtaagtcactctggatatgagcatcagctaaatgacttaaatgtattgtAGGTTATGAAAAGATGAACACCTATGGTTATAGTTGGGCAGGGCTATTGTATGGATCTAGAACTAATCCTGCACTAGAAGGCGTGGCTGTTTAGCTCTGTGTAGTCAATCTCATTCCTTTCTCCATCCTGATTCGGGAGActtccaaccgggatttctgggaattttgggaaagttaccagaagaGTTACCAGAATTGTTCAACTGTTTTCTGCCCAGCCTGTCAGAGCTGGAGACAGACATCAAGGTCTTCAAGGACAGTCTGCTGAAGATCCTAGACGAAGAGAGATGATCGGGAGCTTTGTGTCACCAAGGGACGGATCCACCTGTGTTGTAAGTGAAATTTCAACATGCCGATTTTGTAGGCACATGGTACTTCATGAGATTATTTGTGTTCATTGTAcacatttgtcattatggtggGAGGGTTGCTGGATCAATACGTCAGGGGTCACCTTGATATAAACCCCTGAACTGCTCACTGGGCATGGCATGTGGTCCAGCCTTTAaaacctgtctgtgtgtgtgtctgagggttGGTacagcagaagacacatttcttcatATGGatgaataaagttttttttttttttttttttttaaacagttggaTGAAGGTTTTATTGGTCtctcttgtgttgtgtgtgtgtctctggaggCAGTGAGGAGAGCAGTCTGGCATTGATCATGCTGAGGAGATGGAATTCTCCTGGAGAACTACTTCATGCAGGCTGAGGAGCTGGGCAACACGACCAGGGAGCTCAAGGGCCTGATAGACGACTCAGAGATGTGTCTTCATCAACCTGGACAGGTACTGACGACTAACCCTGTCTGCATCCCTGTTTCTGTATAGTGCagtacgtttgaccagggcccataggcctcaaaagtagtc
Encoded here:
- the mrs2 gene encoding LOW QUALITY PROTEIN: magnesium transporter MRS2 homolog, mitochondrial (The sequence of the model RefSeq protein was modified relative to this genomic sequence to represent the inferred CDS: inserted 8 bases in 6 codons; deleted 1 base in 1 codon; substituted 1 base at 1 genomic stop codon) — protein: IQGPRRLFDLQNSELFQITIKCQLSKHPPVTTLLRSCPSANLIRHRGTEASLSSVAPAFVVVNEFDKDGNVTSFEKKKLELNHELSLQARDLRFQHLTAXHRRNNNIIIRMEALKAVVTPXSLLVLDFRGLGLERVLVLELAPQLNGDHGALATHSLPFEFRALEAILQHRVNILQARLNEVHPVILDILESLVDPKLLSADRSKLHILLQTARSDLSELETDIKVFKDSLLKILDEERXSGALCHQGTDPPVFEESSXGIDHAEEMEXLLENYFMQAEELGNTTRELKGLIDDSEXCVFINLDSHRNVMMRLXLQLTMGTFSLSLFGLMGVAFGMNLESTFEEDPKVFWLVTGFMFLGSGLIWRRLLSFLGRHLEPTVPHR